The region CATTCCGGGGAGCCACAGTACATCATATCCCTGCATGCGTTTCATTCTGGAGATCGTATCCTGCATGGTTGTGTCCCATGCATGTCCCAAATGCAGTTTTCCGGTTACATTTGGAGGCGGAATCACAATTGAAAAGGGTTCCTTTGCCTTATCTCCTGTTGCTTCAAAAAACTTGCCATCGACCCAATACCGATATCGGCCTTGCTCGATTTTCCGAGGATTGTACTTTGATGACATATTTGTTTTCGGTTCATCACTCATTTTAGTTGCCTCCTTAGAAATTAAAAAATCCCTTTCATCCATATAAAAAGGACGAAAAGGATACAATTCCGTGGTACCACCTTTGTTCACAAACGTACGTCTGTGCACTTCATTCATGGATAACGGCCAAAAGCCGGCACTCTTCTAATTAGAGAGTAACTGTTCAAAGAGGCTGCATCAAGGGCGACTTTCCAAAATAATTAATCCTGAGAAACTTTCAGCATTTGTTTCCCTCTCTGCAAGGCAACTATTCTGTACTCTTCCCTGTCACTGCATTTTCATTTTGAGTATATTTTACCTGTTATATCCGGTAAAATCAACTGTTTTATCACTGTCATCTGATCTCATCAACTGCAACCAGCAGAAAAGTACATTCCGCTGATGCAGTTTTTGTTGCACAAATGAACAATGGTTCATCATATACTATTAAACAGCAACGAAAGAGGTGATTAATATGGCAAGATACTATCGTTACCGGCTTCCCCCTTGGGCCAGGAAATGCATTATCATTTGTGAACGGATTACACTGCCGCTCCTGATATTTCAATTAATCCGAACCTTATTCATACCAACAACCTTTGATGTATTCCTGCTTGGAATTTTAACCGGACTGTTTATAGCATTCTATCTCGAATGGATCTAACTGCCATTCAATTTGCCATCAGACAAATGTTTTTCCAGCCAATTTGAACAATACAATCCAAATTTAAGCTGACGAAAAGCATATTCCAGTTCCTTCGTCCGGTAAACCATTGTATCACCGGAAGAACGATTATGATACGCATCAATCATTTGTATGTAAGTTCGCGGATTCAACGAGGATATGACAAATAAGTACACCTCCTGCTGCTTTAATGGATTGCCTGAAATGTAACTGAAAAAAAAGTCCATTAATTTATCGGAAGATTGATAATCAGAACGTACCTTGTGGTTGAAAAATTGGATTAAATCAGTTGTTGCATTATCATAAAAAGCATTTTCCCAGTTTATTAAATAGGGTTGATCCCCGTGCAATGTATGTGATTCTTTCAGGTTTCCGTGACACAGACTATAGTTCCATTCAGCTGTATCACCAAGTTCAGAACAAAATTGTTCAATTTTCCAGTCCAGTTCCTGAAATGTTTCGTTTAATAGATGGTAATGGGTACAGACCTGTAATTCAAACGGTGACATGAACCGATTCTGTTCAAACATTTCCACATAATGTAACAAGTTCCGCTGCATTGTAGAACATCGTTTCCGGTATTCAGAAAATTTTTCAATTATTGGTTCCGGTTCCACTTGATAATCCTTTTTTGTTTTTGCGTGTACTTCAGCGATACATTCAGCAATTGTCCTGGTGGATTGCATATCCTCTTCCAGTTTTTTATTTGGAATCCACGGGGACAGATAGCAGATCAAATCATTCTGATCCGTATATATCTTAGAATGGTTGGTTAAATAGACCGGCAGTATTGATTTAATATCATGTTTAGACGCTAGGCGATACGTATCCTCCCATACAGATAATGCCTGCTTGTTCATGCGGCTTTGCTTTAAGGCATACTTTTGTTGACCGGTATCAACTTGATATAACCGATCCGTCTCCTGCTTGAATTTAACTGGGTATATGTTATACGCACTAACTGCTTTTCTGATATTCTCCATACAATTCACCACCAAATAATATAAACTGTAAAAACCATTGTTTCATTCCACAGCATAATCCGGCTGTTGGAAAACTTGGTTGCCATCAAGCCTTTAGGTGACGGTCTTTGTTGCATTTATGCAGTAAGAAAGAGTTTATACTTTCACCTGCCAAGCAATACCCCTTACTGCATCAGCAAGGGGCATCAGGGTTCTAACTTTTTCGATATGGAATATACAGTAATTGTCCCTCTTTCAAATCATCATTACTTAACCGGTTCCGTTTCAGCAGTTGTCCGGCAGATATCTGATATCGGTCAGCAATTGTTTCAACCGTATCTGTCTCCTGGACAATACATAAGCGCATACTCGTGTATTGTTCACCTTCCTCGGTCTGAAATACATCTGCCAGATAACGTACATCTTCCAGATTATCTGTTTGCGCTTCCGGTATTTCTGACGGATCGGCAGCTTCCGTAATTTCTACTTCCGGGGCCGTATCATTCTGATGAATTTCCTCTTCTGCCTTCTCATTCACATCCTTGTTAAAAAACTCTGTCAGAGACTGAGACTTCTTCTTTTTCCAACGCTCCTCTTCCTCTACGGTTTCATTTGCCGGTTCTTCCTCTGGCATTTGCGGAAGTTCTGAAACAAAATCTTCTGCAGAATCAGAATTCATTTCTTCTTCGTTTGCTTTTTCTTTTATATCAAATTCAAATGTTTCATCCTCCCGCTGCAGAAAAGCTGTATCCTCCTTCTCATGGACTGTTGATTCCTGTTGCGGATTATCAATCCCATGAATTTGAACCGTGGAGCTTAACTTCATTTGGGTCTGATTGGGTATTTCATAATCAAACGATTCAATATCAACGGTTATATCATTCAGATCATTAACCCGATTAACTGGAATTGAGATCTCAACTGGAAACCTGTGTAAAAACTCTGATCGATCATCTTCCAATTCTACGACCTTCTCGACGTACCTTTTGGAGTGATAATCATTCAGGTTATCAGGCTCTGCATTATCTTCGTTGGATGGAAGCCGCTTATAAGTACCTTGGAGCTCAATAACTCCCCTAATTGAAATATAATCATGAAACGGTTGGATGGAAATTTCCGGCTCCAGTGAAACCCCCATCATCTCTAAAACTTCCTGTCCTTTTTCAAAGTAAAGTGATTCATTTAAATCAAAACGAAACACCGCTTGATCATCAGCCAAGTGATTTCCTCCCTTCAACATATATTCCATATGCTTATATGTCTTATTCATCTATATGAAACATATTCCAAAGTTATTCATTTTACTGAAATTTTCAGAGAGAAGACTACACTCACCAGATTTGCGGACAACAGTAGAAAAGCTACCCCATCCCGGGATAGCTTGAATACGTAATATTATTTTTTGATAGCTTCAAATGCCTTTCGCACTGCTGCAATTGTTTTTTCAATGTCTTCATCCGTATGGGCGGTAGATAAAAACAACCCTTCAAACTGTGATGGAGGAAGGAAAATTCCTTCATCAATCATGCTTCGGTAGTATTGTGCGAAATAATCAAGATTGGACGTCTGGGCTGTTTCATAATTAATGACCGGCTGATTGGTGAAGAAAAATCCAACCATCGAACCTGCTCTATTTATTTGAAGCGGGATGTTAAAATCAATTGCTGCCTGTTTATATCCTTCGACCAGCTTATCAATTTTTTCGCTGATTTGATCATAGGACGATTCATCCAATGCGCTCAATGTTTCGAAACCAGCCGTCATTGCAAGGGGGTTTCCTGACAGCGTTCCAGCCTGATAAATCGATCCTGTTGGCGCAACTTTTTCCATAATCTCCCGTTTACCGCCATATGCTCCTACCGGCAGACCTCCGCCTATAACCTTTCCGAGGCAAGTTAAATCAGGTGTAACACCAAAGAAGCCCTGCGCACAATTATACCCGACACGGAAACCGGTCATGACCTCATCAAAAATGAGCAATGTACCATTTTCTTCAGTGACCTTCCGTAATTCCTGCAAAAAGTCTTCCTGTGGCGGAACAACTCCCATGTTGCCGGAAACCGGTTCAACGATGACCGCAGCAAGTTCTTCCCCAAACTGTTCAAACGCATAGCGAACACTTTCAATATCATTGTACGGAACGGTAATGGTGTTCTGCGCAATCGACTCAGGAACACCTGGACTGTCCGGTAAACCGAGTGTGGCAACACCGGAGCCTGCTTTAATCAGGAGCGAGTCACCGTGCCCGTGATAGTTTCCTTCAAATTTTAAAACCTTGTCGCGTCCGGTATATCCCCGTGCAACACGGATTGCGCTCATCGTCGCTTCCGTACCGGAGTTAACCATGCGTACCATTTCAATGGATGGAACACGATCGATCACTAATTGTGTCAGTTTGTTTTCAATTAATGTCGGTGCACCAAAGCTTGTCCCATTATCCACTGCATCCTTCAAACCTGATACAACCCGATCATCAGCATGTCCCAAAATCAGGGGACCCCAGCTTAAAACATAATCAATATATTCATTTTTATCGATATCAACTATTTTTGATCCCTTGCCGGATTCCATAAAAACCGGTGACATACCGACTGATTTAAATGCACGTACAGGAGAGTTCACTCCTCCAGGCATGAGATCAACTGCCTCTTTATATGCATCCTGCGACTTGTCAAAGCTCATTTATCAACACCCCAACACTTAAAAATTTTATTCACGAAGCCATTTGGCTGCGTCTTTAGCAAAATAGGAAATAATCAGATCTGCCCCTGCCCGTTTCATGGCAGTCAGTTTTTCCAAAACTAATTCTCTTTCATTAATCCATCCATTGTTTGCGGCTGCCTTGACCATGGAATACTCTCCGCTGACATTGTACGCAACAATTGGAGCGTTATAATTATTCTTCATATCCCGAACAATATCAAGATATGACATAGCCGGTTTAACAATCAGAAAATCGGCCCCTTCTTCCATATCAGACTCTGCTTCTCTTAATGCTTCGACCCGATTGGCGGGATCCATCTGATATGTTTTGCGGTCGCCAAACTGCGGGGTACTATCTGCTGCATCCCGAAAAGGCCCATAAAATGCCGAGGCATATTTAACGGCGTACGACATAATCGGTATATTCGTGTAACCTGCTTCATCCAATGCATAACGGATAACTGTTACAAATCCATCCATCATATTGGACGGCGCAATGATATCAGCACCAGCTTCAGCTTGTGATACGGCGGTTTTCGCAAGCAGTTCCAGTGATGCATCATTATCCACATCATGATCATGAATGACGCCACAATGTCCATGTGAAGTATACTCACAAAGACATGTGTCGGCAACGACCAGCATGTCAGGAACTTCCCTTTTAATAAGCCGGGTTGCTTCCTGGACAATTCCTGTGTCGGCGAATGCCCCAGTACCTTGTTCATCTTTCTCTGCAGGCACCCCAAACAACATGACAGCTTTTATTCCCAGTGACTGCAGCTCTTCCATCTCTGCCTTTACATAGTCAAGGGATACTTGAAATACCCCCGGCATTGACGGAACCTCATTTTTAATTTCATTTCCTTCCACCACAAAAATCGGATAAATAAAATCATCTGTATGCAGTTGTGTTTCACGGACCAATGACCGCATTACTGCTGATGTACGCAGTCTCCTGTGACGCTTAAAATCATAATTATCTGTCATCTGAACCTACCCTTTCACTGCGATATAATCACTCATACATTGTATCATGCCATCGATTGTAAATTCATCTGGTGTTAATATATTTTCAAACCCCGATTCCTGCGCATAGTTACAGGTTGTCGTCCCGATACAGACATAAATACAATCCTGTTCAATGGTTCCCTCATTCATTTCCAAAAAAGCATCAACAGTTGATGGACTTGTAAACGTTATAAAATCAGGGCTTTCTTTGGCTAATACCCAGCTTAATTTTTGTCTGTTTTCATAGTTGAATAACGATTCATACACAACTACTGTATCAAACGGAACATCCTTATCAGCCAGCCAGTTCGGCAAGACATCCCTCGATTTCGTCCCCTGGATAAGCAAAACCTGACTTTCATGCAGTCTATCCGGTTCAGGAAATTCATTTGTCATGGCTTCAGCGTGATACGTGGACGGAATAAAATCAACCTGATATCCATAGTCTTCTAATTTTTCGGCTGTTTTATGGCCCACCGCTGCAAGTTGTGTTTCCTCTGTTATTGTTTTCCAGCCGTCGCGTTTTAAAAAACAATCAACACCATTTGCACTCGTAAAAAAAATCCAGTTATACGGTTTTGCTTCGTCAAAGAACTGTCTCGTAGTGTCGTTATCGATGCATGAAATTTTTAACAGGGGAACTTCAATTGGATTCCCGCCGGCTTGTAATACCTTTTCGGAAAATTCCGTCGCCTGCTTTTTCTCCCTGGTAATCATTATTTTCTTTCCATGCAAAGCAGTTGGCATCAGTTATCGAGCTCCTCTTTTACCGTATCGACGATGTCCTTGGCGCCACGATTTATCATTTTTTCGGCGGCCTCTTTCCCAACTGCAGTCGGATCATTTCCACACACTTCTTCTTTCAAAATAGTTTTACCGTCGGGGGTACCTACCATTGCCGTAAGGACAATTTCATCGCCTTCCATCCTGGCATGACCGCCGATTGGTACTGAACAACTGCCTTCAAGCAAATTCAAAAAAGTACGTTCAGCTTTAACAGTTGTAGTGGTAAGAGAGTCATTAATAACGCTCAACAGCTGATGAAGCTCTTTATCATCTTCACGGCACTCAATGGCCAATGCACCTTGCCCGACCGCTGGAACACATACATCCGGTTCAAGGTATTCCGTAATAAGCTCTTCACTTAAACCTACACGTTTTAAGCCAGAGACTGCCAGGATAATCGCATCATAGTCCTCTTCTTCCAATTTTCTTATCCTTGTTTCAATATTACCGCGGATCCATTTCACTTCCACGTCCGGACGTGCTGCCAGAATCTGCGCTTTTCGTCTGAGACTGCTTGTCCCGACAATTGCACCTGCCGGCAAATCCTTCAATAGTACATTATTCTTGGAAATATAGGCATCACGATAATCCTCTCGCAAAGGAATTGTTGAGATGGTTAACCCTGCAGGCATCTCAGACGGCATATCTTTCATACTATGAACAGCAAAGTCAATTTCCTTATTATACATAGCCTGTTCAATTTCTTTGACAAACAAAGCTTTACCGCCTACTTTTGACAGGGTAACATCAAGGATTTTATCACCCTTTGTCACGATTTTTTTCACTTCAAATTCATTTTGCACACCAGCTTTTTTCAACTGATCAATCACCCAATTTGTTTGGGTGAGTGCCAGATTACTCTTTCTTGATCCGATGACTATTTTTCGCATTGGAATCCTCCTATAGAAAACTATTAAAATGAAAATTCGAGAGCACATTGAATAAAAAGAAATTAACCAACAGTATTAAAAATGCTGCAGTACTGTACATGGAAATGGATTTTCCCTGCCGGCCTTTTCCGAGCCGCAAAAACAGGTACAGTGTATAAACAGCCAGCACCAACAGTGAACCGATCGTCTTCATATCAAACCAGTAAAATTCGGCATTTGCAACATATGCCCAGACTATTCCCAGGATAATTGCGATTGTAAGGAGCGGGACACCCAATGTTACGGCTATAAAGGAAAATGAATCAAGCCGTTGCAGATCCCCCAGTCTCCACATCCAGTTCAGCCCTTTCTTTTCTTTCAAAAATTTATATTGAATCAAGTACATCATCGAAAAAAGAAACGATAATGTAAAAAAACCGTACGACACAATCGCCAGGGTAACATGTGTTATCAGTATTTCGTGCACCAGTTGAATCCCCTGATCCTGCATGGATGTCTGTGCCCTCGTTGAAACGTATAATAAGAAGACGAAAAAACCAACGAGGTTAGTAAAGAATAAAATAAATTGTACCCGGAGTAACCGGTTAATAATTACTGAGAACGTCACAAGGACCCATGCATAAAAGAACAAACCATCATACAAGGTTAGTATCGGAAAATTATTTTCAAAAAATATATTCGATACGAGAAAAACCGTCTGAAAAAACCAGACCATACTAAGTAACCAGAAGGCTATCCTGTTGGCCCTCCGGTTACGCTGAATAAAATCTATAAAGTATCCAACCAGACTCAGTCCGTAAATAATTAATATAATTTCATAAACCCATTTTGATTCAAGCATAATTGGAATCCCTTCACTTTACTGTGCTAGGTTTATTCTCTGAAACACGAAAGGATACATTGTCCGTTTTCATTGAATGTTTTTGTGTCTGTTTAGCAGTTTCTTCTTCCACTTCAGACTCAATACCAAAAATCTTTACAAATAAATCCAATGACTCGTCACTATTTTTCTCCGCCGCCAGTTCCTTAGCCTGTGTAACAGGTTCTTTCAGCAGCTGATTAATGATGCTTTTTGTATGCTTGTTCAGCACCTTTTTCTCGCGTTTACTTAACTCAGGCATTTTCCGTTCAATGCTCTTCATCGTCTCAGCCTGGATGGACAGAGCTTTCTGTCGAAGTGCTGAAATGACCGGAACAACGCCAAGCGTCTGCAGCCATTCATTAAATTGAACAATTTCAGCTTCCAGCATCATTTCTATATTTTCTGCTGCTGCTTCTCTGGCTTTCAGATTTTCATCCACAATATGCTGTAAATCATCGATATCATACAGAAATACATTATCCAATTCACCGATTGAGGCATCCAAATCTCTAGGTACAGCTATGTCAACAAGGAACAATGGCTTTCCTTTGCGTTTCTTTTGAATCGAATGAATTGTTTCTTTATCCAGTACTACAGAATCCGATCCGGTTGAACTGATTAGAATATCAGCATTCTGCAGATTCGCATGCAGCTGATCCATCTGTTCTGCTTTCGCTTCAAATTTCATTGCCAACTCTTCTGCTTTGGCATATGTCCGGTTAACAACTGTGATTCGATTTGCTCCGGATCCATGAAGGTTTTTGGCTGCCAGTTCTCCCATTTTTCCGGCTCCAAGAATAACAACATGCTTTTGCTTCAAGTCACCAAAGATTTTTTTGGCAAGTTCAACAGCTGCATAGCTTACGGATACAGCATGCTCACCGATTGCTGTATCTTTATGCGCCCGTTTGGCAAAGGTAATAACCTGTTTAAACAGCTCGTTAAAAACTGTTCCAGTTGTCTGCATCATCTGTGCAGTTAAAAATGATTGTTTCACCTGACCAAGAATCTGTGTTTCGCCAAGCACCATCGAATCAAGACCTGTCGCCACACGCAAAAGGTGCTCAATCGCACCATCGGCTTCCGATATCTTCAAGTAAGAGGTGAATTCAGCCTTGTCTATCTGGAACCAATCTGCCAGAAATTGTTTAACGTAATAACGACCTGTATGAACCTGATCCACTACCGCATAAATTTCTGTCCGGTTGCAAGTGGAAACAATCACATTTTCCAATATACTTTTCTGTTCCTTTAATAACAGCATTGCTTTATCCATTGATTCCTCGGAAAAAGTAAGCTTCTCCCTTATTTCTACAGGGGCTGATTTGTAATTAATTCCGACTTTAAGTATGTGCAAGGTAATACCCCCAAAAATTTGAACATTCATTTCCCAATTATAACATGGGCAGTCCAGTACAATAGTAAAATTTGTGAACAGACTGAAACAATATGTTAGGATAATCCGTATACCATGTAGTATAACTCGTATGTACTCTATCATACGAAATTATCAGAAGCAAATAATCCGGCTGCTTTACATACACCACGAAAAGGGGCTTTAACATGAAAAAACGAAATACATTTGCTGCGTATTTATTAATTGGTGTGGGGATATATTTTCTGCTCCGGAAACTGGAAATACCAATCATTACTGATTTTTATTCATGGCCTACTTTACTGATCATTATCGGCATTGCGTTGCTGCTGTACAGTTATACAGCAAATGATTACCAGCATCTGTTCAGTGGCACCTTAATTCTCGGAATCGGCGTCCACTTCCATGGGGTAACACATTACAATTTTTGGATTGATCATTGGGCTGTCTATTTACTCATCGTGGGTATTGCCTTCATCGTACGGGCAATCCGCACCAAAAAAGGATTTCTGTTGGGAATTGTTTTGATCGGTCTGGCCATTTTGTTTATTTTCTCTATTCAATTACCGGGGATGTTCGATTGGGTTTACGAGGTTGCTGATCTTTTAGAAACCTTTTGGCCAATATTTTTAATTGGACTTGGTATTTATTGGCTTAAAAGGAAAAAATGAGGCTGGGACAAAAATATTTTATCAAAAGAAAATACGAATTAACTTAGTTGAGGAATCCAGCCGCTCCGGAAATATACTTCGCTTTCCGCGGGCGGCTGTTGAGCCTCTTCGTGCTACGCACTCAGAGTCTCACCTAGGCCTTTTCTCCCGCAGGAGTCTACGCATATTTCCTCCGCTAAAATAGAGTATTGTTCGTCTTTTCTTATACACTTATTTGTTTTGTCCCAGCCCCATTTTTGTGTAAAGTTTCATTCTACAGAACCGAACTTAAAAAAGCTTTGGTCCGTTCTTCCTTTGGACTATCAAAAAGTTCACCGGGCGGCCCTGCTTCCACTACTCTACCGTCATGCATGTAAACGACCCAATCACCAACTTCCCGGGCAAACCCCATTTCATGCGTTACGACAACCATTGTCATTCCTTCATCAGCTAGTTCTTTCATTGTAGCAAGAACTTCTCCGACAAGTTCAGGATCAAGTGCTGAAGTCGGTTCATCAAACAACATGACATCGGGTTTCATTGCCAGCGCCCGCGCAATTGCCACACGCTGTTTTTGACCCCCGGATAATGTGGAAGGATAGACATCGTATTTATCACCCAGTCCCACCTTTTCTAACAAAACCTTCCCTTCTTTTATTGCCTGTTCTTTTTTTACGCCTTTTACTTGTGTTGGTGCTTCGATAATATTTCCGATTACCGTCTTATGTGGAAATAAATTGAAATGCTGAAAGACCATTCCAACCTGCTCACGAATTTTATTCAAATTGTGGATATTTTCTTCAATCTGATCTCCTTCAATTATAATTTTCCCACTGTCTTTCAGCTCAAGAAAATTCAGACACCTGAGCAGTGTGCTTTTTCCCGACCCACTTGCCCCAATGAACACAATAACATCACTTTCATTGACTTTCATATCAATATCCTTCAGCACATGCAGATCACCAAATGATTTATTTAATTTCTCGACCCTTATCATTTCCCGTCTTTCACTCATATTAATCCTCCTCGCTTCAATCACTTTTTGCCATCTTCTTTTCAAGCAAATTTACTAATAATGTTAAAATAAGAACAATAAATAAATAATACACAGCAACTGTTAAGTAGTATGGAAGATAATCAAAATTATTGGATCCCTGCGTACTGGCAACACCAAACAGCTCCTGCATACCGATGAATGATACTAATGAAGAATCTTTAATACCAATAATAAATTGATTACCTAGTGATGGCACTGCGCGACGAAAAGCCTGAGGAAGAATAATTCTTCGCATGGTCAATCCTTTGGTCATCCCCAGAGTACGACCAGCTTCCCTTTGCCCTTTATCAATGGACTGAATAGCACCACGGATAATTTCAGCAATATATGCTCCACTGTGAAAAGCAAGTCCAGCTACACCTGCCCAAAACATTGGAATCAGTACAATTTCCGCCAATCCGTAGTACAACACAAAGATTTGAACAATAAGTGGTGTTCCTCGAACAACCCATATGTATGTATCAGCAATCCACTCAAGTATTTTAATATTAGAGATTTTCAATATAGCAAAAAACAGACCAATAATGAATGCAATCACCAAGGAGGCAGCTGACAATTCAAAAGTAAGCCACAACCCCTCAATAAATAAATCAAAACTTCCAATAAAAACA is a window of Virgibacillus ihumii DNA encoding:
- a CDS encoding phosphotransferase; the encoded protein is MENIRKAVSAYNIYPVKFKQETDRLYQVDTGQQKYALKQSRMNKQALSVWEDTYRLASKHDIKSILPVYLTNHSKIYTDQNDLICYLSPWIPNKKLEEDMQSTRTIAECIAEVHAKTKKDYQVEPEPIIEKFSEYRKRCSTMQRNLLHYVEMFEQNRFMSPFELQVCTHYHLLNETFQELDWKIEQFCSELGDTAEWNYSLCHGNLKESHTLHGDQPYLINWENAFYDNATTDLIQFFNHKVRSDYQSSDKLMDFFFSYISGNPLKQQEVYLFVISSLNPRTYIQMIDAYHNRSSGDTMVYRTKELEYAFRQLKFGLYCSNWLEKHLSDGKLNGS
- a CDS encoding LysM peptidoglycan-binding domain-containing protein codes for the protein MADDQAVFRFDLNESLYFEKGQEVLEMMGVSLEPEISIQPFHDYISIRGVIELQGTYKRLPSNEDNAEPDNLNDYHSKRYVEKVVELEDDRSEFLHRFPVEISIPVNRVNDLNDITVDIESFDYEIPNQTQMKLSSTVQIHGIDNPQQESTVHEKEDTAFLQREDETFEFDIKEKANEEEMNSDSAEDFVSELPQMPEEEPANETVEEEERWKKKKSQSLTEFFNKDVNEKAEEEIHQNDTAPEVEITEAADPSEIPEAQTDNLEDVRYLADVFQTEEGEQYTSMRLCIVQETDTVETIADRYQISAGQLLKRNRLSNDDLKEGQLLYIPYRKS
- the hemL gene encoding glutamate-1-semialdehyde 2,1-aminomutase — translated: MSFDKSQDAYKEAVDLMPGGVNSPVRAFKSVGMSPVFMESGKGSKIVDIDKNEYIDYVLSWGPLILGHADDRVVSGLKDAVDNGTSFGAPTLIENKLTQLVIDRVPSIEMVRMVNSGTEATMSAIRVARGYTGRDKVLKFEGNYHGHGDSLLIKAGSGVATLGLPDSPGVPESIAQNTITVPYNDIESVRYAFEQFGEELAAVIVEPVSGNMGVVPPQEDFLQELRKVTEENGTLLIFDEVMTGFRVGYNCAQGFFGVTPDLTCLGKVIGGGLPVGAYGGKREIMEKVAPTGSIYQAGTLSGNPLAMTAGFETLSALDESSYDQISEKIDKLVEGYKQAAIDFNIPLQINRAGSMVGFFFTNQPVINYETAQTSNLDYFAQYYRSMIDEGIFLPPSQFEGLFLSTAHTDEDIEKTIAAVRKAFEAIKK
- the hemB gene encoding porphobilinogen synthase — translated: MTDNYDFKRHRRLRTSAVMRSLVRETQLHTDDFIYPIFVVEGNEIKNEVPSMPGVFQVSLDYVKAEMEELQSLGIKAVMLFGVPAEKDEQGTGAFADTGIVQEATRLIKREVPDMLVVADTCLCEYTSHGHCGVIHDHDVDNDASLELLAKTAVSQAEAGADIIAPSNMMDGFVTVIRYALDEAGYTNIPIMSYAVKYASAFYGPFRDAADSTPQFGDRKTYQMDPANRVEALREAESDMEEGADFLIVKPAMSYLDIVRDMKNNYNAPIVAYNVSGEYSMVKAAANNGWINERELVLEKLTAMKRAGADLIISYFAKDAAKWLRE
- a CDS encoding uroporphyrinogen-III synthase, translating into MPTALHGKKIMITREKKQATEFSEKVLQAGGNPIEVPLLKISCIDNDTTRQFFDEAKPYNWIFFTSANGVDCFLKRDGWKTITEETQLAAVGHKTAEKLEDYGYQVDFIPSTYHAEAMTNEFPEPDRLHESQVLLIQGTKSRDVLPNWLADKDVPFDTVVVYESLFNYENRQKLSWVLAKESPDFITFTSPSTVDAFLEMNEGTIEQDCIYVCIGTTTCNYAQESGFENILTPDEFTIDGMIQCMSDYIAVKG
- the hemC gene encoding hydroxymethylbilane synthase yields the protein MRKIVIGSRKSNLALTQTNWVIDQLKKAGVQNEFEVKKIVTKGDKILDVTLSKVGGKALFVKEIEQAMYNKEIDFAVHSMKDMPSEMPAGLTISTIPLREDYRDAYISKNNVLLKDLPAGAIVGTSSLRRKAQILAARPDVEVKWIRGNIETRIRKLEEEDYDAIILAVSGLKRVGLSEELITEYLEPDVCVPAVGQGALAIECREDDKELHQLLSVINDSLTTTTVKAERTFLNLLEGSCSVPIGGHARMEGDEIVLTAMVGTPDGKTILKEEVCGNDPTAVGKEAAEKMINRGAKDIVDTVKEELDN
- a CDS encoding cytochrome C assembly family protein, giving the protein MLESKWVYEIILIIYGLSLVGYFIDFIQRNRRANRIAFWLLSMVWFFQTVFLVSNIFFENNFPILTLYDGLFFYAWVLVTFSVIINRLLRVQFILFFTNLVGFFVFLLYVSTRAQTSMQDQGIQLVHEILITHVTLAIVSYGFFTLSFLFSMMYLIQYKFLKEKKGLNWMWRLGDLQRLDSFSFIAVTLGVPLLTIAIILGIVWAYVANAEFYWFDMKTIGSLLVLAVYTLYLFLRLGKGRQGKSISMYSTAAFLILLVNFFLFNVLSNFHFNSFL
- the hemA gene encoding glutamyl-tRNA reductase, producing MHILKVGINYKSAPVEIREKLTFSEESMDKAMLLLKEQKSILENVIVSTCNRTEIYAVVDQVHTGRYYVKQFLADWFQIDKAEFTSYLKISEADGAIEHLLRVATGLDSMVLGETQILGQVKQSFLTAQMMQTTGTVFNELFKQVITFAKRAHKDTAIGEHAVSVSYAAVELAKKIFGDLKQKHVVILGAGKMGELAAKNLHGSGANRITVVNRTYAKAEELAMKFEAKAEQMDQLHANLQNADILISSTGSDSVVLDKETIHSIQKKRKGKPLFLVDIAVPRDLDASIGELDNVFLYDIDDLQHIVDENLKAREAAAENIEMMLEAEIVQFNEWLQTLGVVPVISALRQKALSIQAETMKSIERKMPELSKREKKVLNKHTKSIINQLLKEPVTQAKELAAEKNSDESLDLFVKIFGIESEVEEETAKQTQKHSMKTDNVSFRVSENKPSTVK
- a CDS encoding LiaI-LiaF-like domain-containing protein gives rise to the protein MKKRNTFAAYLLIGVGIYFLLRKLEIPIITDFYSWPTLLIIIGIALLLYSYTANDYQHLFSGTLILGIGVHFHGVTHYNFWIDHWAVYLLIVGIAFIVRAIRTKKGFLLGIVLIGLAILFIFSIQLPGMFDWVYEVADLLETFWPIFLIGLGIYWLKRKK
- a CDS encoding amino acid ABC transporter ATP-binding protein; this encodes MSERREMIRVEKLNKSFGDLHVLKDIDMKVNESDVIVFIGASGSGKSTLLRCLNFLELKDSGKIIIEGDQIEENIHNLNKIREQVGMVFQHFNLFPHKTVIGNIIEAPTQVKGVKKEQAIKEGKVLLEKVGLGDKYDVYPSTLSGGQKQRVAIARALAMKPDVMLFDEPTSALDPELVGEVLATMKELADEGMTMVVVTHEMGFAREVGDWVVYMHDGRVVEAGPPGELFDSPKEERTKAFLSSVL
- a CDS encoding amino acid ABC transporter permease, with product MSHFIDVFIGSFDLFIEGLWLTFELSAASLVIAFIIGLFFAILKISNIKILEWIADTYIWVVRGTPLIVQIFVLYYGLAEIVLIPMFWAGVAGLAFHSGAYIAEIIRGAIQSIDKGQREAGRTLGMTKGLTMRRIILPQAFRRAVPSLGNQFIIGIKDSSLVSFIGMQELFGVASTQGSNNFDYLPYYLTVAVYYLFIVLILTLLVNLLEKKMAKSD